The following proteins are encoded in a genomic region of Paenibacillus sp. FSL R7-0273:
- a CDS encoding pseudouridine synthase, which yields MERLQKILAQAGVASRRKCEELILAGKVEVNGELVTTLGTKVDPEQDIIKVAGRLIRGENKIYIMFNKPKGVITSASDDKGRKVVTDYLKGIKERVYPVGRLDYDTEGLLLLTNDGEFANLLTHPKHHVPKTYLATVKGTPHGTALDKLKAGIKLEDGMTAPAEVEYKDVDEASKESVISITIHEGRNRQVRRMFEAISHPVIRLKRISFGDILLQNLKRGSYRHLTKDEINHLQQIAKAGALKTNQTRKDT from the coding sequence ATGGAAAGATTACAGAAAATTTTGGCGCAAGCAGGTGTTGCGTCCAGACGCAAATGTGAAGAATTGATTTTGGCCGGTAAAGTGGAGGTCAACGGGGAACTGGTAACAACACTCGGCACCAAGGTAGACCCCGAGCAGGATATTATTAAAGTGGCCGGAAGACTGATCCGGGGCGAAAATAAAATCTACATTATGTTCAACAAGCCCAAAGGTGTCATCACCAGCGCATCTGATGATAAGGGCCGTAAGGTAGTAACGGATTATTTGAAAGGCATCAAGGAGCGGGTATACCCTGTAGGCCGGCTGGATTATGACACAGAAGGGCTGCTGCTGCTGACGAATGACGGGGAGTTTGCTAATCTGCTGACCCATCCGAAGCATCACGTGCCGAAGACGTATCTGGCTACGGTCAAGGGTACTCCGCATGGCACCGCCCTGGACAAGCTAAAGGCAGGCATCAAGCTGGAGGACGGCATGACCGCACCGGCAGAAGTGGAATACAAGGATGTGGACGAGGCCAGCAAGGAATCCGTCATCAGCATTACCATCCACGAAGGCCGCAACCGCCAGGTGCGCCGGATGTTCGAGGCGATTTCTCATCCGGTTATCCGGCTGAAGCGGATTTCCTTCGGCGATATTCTGCTGCAGAATCTCAAGCGCGGCTCCTACCGCCACCTGACCAAGGATGAAATTAACCATCTCCAGCAGATCGCCAAGGCAGGCGCCTTGAAGACTAACCAAACACGCAAAGACACATAA
- a CDS encoding beta-glucoside-specific PTS transporter subunit IIABC, with amino-acid sequence MDKTALSKDILKLVGGEENIEQVTHCMTRLRFNLNDNNKADKAALQKTDGVMGVMINGGQFQVIIGNDVPVVYNELVKNMKGAPEGRVSSSSADAGDKKKKNVLSSILDFISGSFTPILPAITGAGMIKGIIALLVAAGWMGTTSSTYVILSAIGDGAFYFLPIILAVSAARKLGSNMYIGAAIGAAILHPTVTTLLGAGEPVTFASLPVVAATYSSSVIPIIIAVWLASYVEKAVDKVTHASLKLIIVPTVTLLVIVPLTLIAVGPLGVIIGNGLTDGISWLFNNTGLFAGLLLGGTMSLLIITGMHYALIPIMIASIASLGYDYIIPIMMVANFAQAGATFGVFLKTKNSKLKPLALSTSVTALMGITEPAMYGVNMRFKKPFIGALIGGAVGGAFLSLFKVKAYVIGGLAGLSGIPMVIGETFVYSVIGFAIGIVVAAIVTYILGFEDEPEAAAAAVPAATANANTSSNSAVIADALEAEAAAKVTEDIYSPITGEVKPLSEVNDPAFSEEIMGKGFAIQPSEGRVVSPVNGTVFSLSKSGHAIGLVSDNGAEMLIHIGIDTVKLKGLHFSPKVTAGSKVSVGDLLMEFDRAEIEKAGYSTITPVIITNIAEYSSIKPGGRSTVKEQELLYTVQA; translated from the coding sequence ATGGATAAAACAGCACTCTCCAAAGATATATTGAAGCTGGTGGGCGGAGAAGAGAATATTGAACAGGTTACCCACTGCATGACACGCCTACGCTTTAACCTTAACGATAACAATAAAGCGGATAAAGCGGCTCTGCAGAAAACGGATGGCGTTATGGGTGTAATGATCAACGGGGGCCAGTTCCAGGTTATCATCGGTAACGATGTGCCGGTCGTATATAACGAGCTGGTAAAGAATATGAAGGGCGCTCCCGAGGGAAGAGTAAGCTCGTCCTCAGCTGATGCCGGAGACAAGAAGAAAAAGAATGTGCTAAGCAGCATACTCGATTTCATCTCCGGAAGCTTCACTCCGATTCTGCCGGCGATTACCGGCGCAGGTATGATCAAAGGGATCATTGCCCTGCTGGTAGCAGCGGGATGGATGGGTACAACCAGTTCAACCTATGTCATTCTTTCGGCTATCGGTGACGGCGCCTTCTACTTCCTGCCGATCATTCTGGCGGTCAGTGCGGCCCGCAAGCTGGGAAGCAATATGTATATCGGTGCAGCGATTGGTGCCGCTATATTGCATCCGACGGTTACAACGCTGCTGGGCGCGGGTGAGCCGGTTACTTTTGCCAGCCTGCCTGTTGTAGCTGCAACGTATTCCTCGTCGGTTATTCCGATCATCATTGCGGTATGGCTTGCTTCCTATGTGGAAAAAGCAGTCGATAAAGTTACACATGCCTCGCTTAAGCTGATTATTGTTCCAACCGTTACACTGCTCGTAATTGTACCGTTGACCCTGATAGCTGTAGGTCCGCTGGGCGTTATCATCGGTAACGGTCTGACTGACGGCATTTCGTGGCTGTTTAACAATACCGGATTGTTCGCCGGCCTTCTGCTGGGCGGTACCATGTCCCTGCTGATTATTACAGGTATGCACTATGCGCTGATTCCGATCATGATCGCCTCCATTGCCAGCCTTGGATATGATTACATCATTCCAATTATGATGGTAGCCAACTTTGCCCAGGCCGGTGCAACCTTCGGTGTCTTCCTGAAAACGAAAAACAGCAAGCTGAAGCCATTGGCCCTTTCGACAAGTGTGACGGCGCTGATGGGGATTACCGAGCCTGCAATGTATGGGGTTAACATGCGTTTCAAAAAGCCGTTTATCGGCGCTTTGATCGGCGGAGCAGTGGGCGGAGCGTTCCTGAGCCTGTTTAAAGTAAAAGCTTATGTTATCGGCGGTCTGGCCGGTTTGTCCGGTATTCCGATGGTTATTGGTGAAACCTTTGTCTACTCCGTGATCGGCTTTGCAATCGGTATTGTTGTGGCAGCCATTGTAACTTACATTCTGGGCTTTGAAGACGAGCCTGAAGCTGCAGCAGCAGCGGTTCCGGCTGCAACGGCTAATGCAAATACTTCTTCTAACTCAGCAGTGATTGCTGATGCGCTGGAAGCTGAAGCTGCTGCTAAGGTTACTGAAGATATCTACAGCCCGATTACCGGTGAAGTTAAACCGCTGAGCGAAGTAAACGATCCAGCGTTCTCTGAAGAAATTATGGGTAAGGGCTTTGCGATCCAGCCGTCTGAAGGCCGGGTAGTATCTCCTGTCAACGGTACGGTGTTCTCCCTGTCAAAGAGCGGACATGCGATTGGCCTGGTCAGCGATAACGGCGCCGAGATGCTGATCCATATCGGTATCGATACTGTGAAGCTGAAGGGACTGCATTTCTCGCCGAAAGTGACAGCCGGCAGCAAGGTATCCGTTGGCGACCTGCTGATGGAGTTCGACCGCGCAGAGATTGAAAAAGCAGGCTACAGCACCATTACACCGGTAATTATCACTAACATTGCCGAGTACAGCTCCATCAAACCCGGAGGCCGTTCCACAGTGAAGGAGCAGGAGCTGCTCTACACCGTGCAGGCCTAA
- a CDS encoding response regulator transcription factor gives MAEHLNRILVVDDEERIRRLLKMYLEKEGYEIDEAEDGEIALRKATANDYGLILLDVMLPGIDGIEVLTRLRGVKSTPVLMLTAKGEEINRVQGFEMGADDYVVKPFSPREVIYRVKAIMRRSSATAFLSKESNSSNNIVFPHLIIEHDAHRVTAGGQEVSLTPKEYELLHYLAISPDKVFSREELLKDVWNYEFFGDLRTVDTHVKRLREKLNKVSPESAAMITTVWGVGYKLEVPK, from the coding sequence ATGGCTGAGCATCTGAATAGAATTCTGGTGGTGGATGACGAGGAGCGCATTCGCCGCCTGCTGAAAATGTATCTGGAAAAAGAAGGCTACGAAATCGACGAAGCAGAGGACGGCGAAATTGCTCTGCGCAAAGCAACAGCCAATGATTACGGTCTTATCCTGCTGGATGTCATGCTGCCGGGGATTGACGGAATTGAAGTGCTGACCAGACTTAGAGGCGTCAAGTCCACACCGGTTCTGATGCTTACCGCCAAGGGCGAGGAAATCAACCGTGTGCAGGGCTTTGAGATGGGAGCCGACGATTATGTGGTTAAGCCGTTCAGCCCGCGTGAGGTGATCTACCGGGTCAAGGCCATTATGCGGCGTTCTTCGGCGACAGCCTTTTTATCCAAAGAGAGCAATTCCAGTAACAATATTGTATTTCCGCATCTTATTATTGAGCATGATGCCCACCGCGTTACTGCCGGCGGCCAGGAGGTCAGTCTGACTCCGAAGGAATATGAGCTGCTGCATTATCTGGCAATTTCGCCGGACAAGGTATTCTCCCGTGAGGAGCTGCTCAAGGATGTGTGGAATTACGAGTTTTTTGGAGACCTGCGTACCGTTGATACACATGTCAAAAGACTCCGCGAGAAACTGAATAAAGTATCACCGGAATCGGCTGCAATGATCACCACAGTCTGGGGAGTAGGCTACAAGCTTGAGGTACCCAAATAG
- the resA gene encoding thiol-disulfide oxidoreductase ResA, which produces MGKARKPIQIVILFLILLLGGYAIGTSVFGGDGKPHEGSKAPSFELLGLDGLTHTLDEYKGQTVVLNFWGSWCGPCVKEMPALQAQYDKWKDQGVVVVGVNVGEDQMTVENFVKQVDIQFPVVMDTGRDAVRSYGVSPLPTTFFINPEGRVDSIHIGQLELDSLDAQIGRLVDP; this is translated from the coding sequence GTGGGCAAAGCGAGAAAGCCGATTCAAATCGTAATTCTGTTTCTGATACTTTTGCTTGGAGGCTATGCCATTGGCACCTCGGTGTTTGGCGGAGACGGCAAACCGCATGAAGGCAGTAAGGCGCCCTCCTTTGAGCTGCTGGGGCTTGACGGCCTGACCCACACGCTGGATGAGTATAAGGGTCAGACTGTCGTGCTGAATTTCTGGGGCTCCTGGTGCGGTCCCTGTGTGAAGGAGATGCCTGCCCTGCAGGCACAGTACGATAAGTGGAAGGATCAAGGGGTAGTTGTTGTAGGCGTCAATGTCGGGGAAGACCAGATGACTGTTGAGAACTTCGTCAAGCAGGTGGATATCCAATTTCCTGTTGTTATGGATACCGGGCGGGATGCAGTGCGCAGCTATGGCGTTTCTCCGCTGCCGACGACCTTTTTCATCAACCCTGAAGGCAGAGTGGACAGCATTCACATCGGGCAGTTGGAGCTGGATTCGCTTGACGCACAGATCGGAAGGCTGGTGGATCCATGA
- the ccsA gene encoding cytochrome c biogenesis protein CcsA, whose protein sequence is MSLLDFSSDVFIVAFFLYSGAFMLFTIAIMGRRWSGRKPGEHTARWGKAAFIASSLGLLCHLAYFITRWIGSGHIPVSNMYEFMTFLSMMIMVAFTVIFAIYRKIILGVFAVPVSIIVMAYAAVFPQEVQPLIPSLKSIYLNIHVTLAALGESFFAVGFAAGLMYLLRTVNFDSKAPSDRKQQRLVEFTLFSIIVIIGFLGSVFAFRGAGYESVFVRNNVTIDSAGQGDSTIEKVSYKMPPIVAPYQSETEVFQPFLGITKPLFEAPSWMNGVNAGRKFNTVIWSLLSGLILYFILRLIVRRPLGKAIHPVMDGIDENDLDEIAYRAIAIGFPIFTLGALIFAMIWAQIAWGRFWGWDPKEVWALVTWLFYSAYLHLRLARGWQGRRSAWLAVLGFLVVMFTLIGVNLVIAGLHSYAGTD, encoded by the coding sequence ATGAGCCTGCTTGATTTCAGCAGTGATGTGTTTATCGTTGCCTTCTTTTTGTACAGCGGGGCGTTTATGCTGTTCACGATTGCCATTATGGGCCGCCGGTGGTCCGGCAGGAAGCCCGGTGAGCATACCGCCCGATGGGGCAAAGCTGCTTTTATCGCCTCCTCTCTGGGACTGCTGTGCCATCTGGCCTATTTCATTACCCGCTGGATCGGCTCAGGCCATATTCCGGTCAGCAATATGTATGAGTTCATGACTTTTCTATCGATGATGATCATGGTTGCGTTCACTGTAATCTTTGCCATCTACCGCAAAATCATTCTAGGTGTGTTTGCGGTTCCTGTATCGATCATAGTGATGGCCTATGCGGCCGTATTTCCGCAAGAGGTGCAGCCGCTAATTCCTTCCTTGAAATCCATTTACCTGAATATCCATGTTACGCTTGCTGCGCTTGGCGAATCCTTCTTTGCTGTAGGCTTTGCCGCCGGACTGATGTACCTTCTGCGTACTGTGAATTTCGACAGCAAAGCGCCCAGTGACCGCAAACAGCAGCGGCTGGTTGAATTTACTCTCTTTTCAATCATTGTTATAATTGGGTTTCTCGGAAGTGTCTTTGCCTTCCGCGGTGCAGGATACGAATCGGTTTTTGTCCGCAATAACGTAACGATTGACAGCGCCGGGCAGGGTGATAGTACAATAGAGAAAGTGAGTTATAAAATGCCGCCGATTGTGGCACCTTACCAGAGCGAAACCGAGGTTTTCCAGCCGTTTCTCGGCATCACAAAGCCGCTGTTTGAAGCACCCTCCTGGATGAATGGTGTCAACGCGGGGCGCAAATTCAATACCGTAATCTGGTCGCTTTTATCCGGTCTGATCCTGTACTTCATACTCCGATTAATAGTCCGCAGGCCGCTGGGCAAGGCAATCCATCCGGTAATGGACGGAATTGACGAGAATGATCTCGATGAGATTGCTTATAGGGCCATTGCGATCGGCTTTCCGATATTTACGCTGGGGGCATTGATATTTGCCATGATCTGGGCGCAGATTGCCTGGGGCCGGTTCTGGGGCTGGGACCCTAAGGAGGTCTGGGCACTCGTAACCTGGCTGTTTTACAGCGCTTATCTGCATTTGCGGCTGGCCCGCGGCTGGCAGGGACGCAGATCGGCCTGGCTTGCCGTTCTTGGTTTTCTAGTGGTCATGTTTACCCTGATAGGCGTGAATCTGGTGATCGCCGGGCTTCATTCCTATGCGGGAACAGACTAG
- the resB gene encoding cytochrome c biogenesis protein ResB, translating into MIPREPRFSNTKCDCGHQNPVGTVLCEACGKPLDDRELKAGGNLEMRYDGVARRSQRVNPGVIDRVWNFFSSVKIAIYLIVLTLLGSMLGTIFPQESTFLNIDASTYYKEMYGTAGNIYYRLGLSHTYESWWFVTLLVMIGASLVICSLDRVLPLYKALTRQKVRKHRQFLTRQKAVLVTRVEAEPEAWVAALAVPLKKKGYRVRTEGGALLAEKHRFSRWGPYVIHIGLIVFLLAVLARGLPGLNMDQHLAFQQGEITRIPDTTYYLKNEQFTVEFYSDEEMPEEFRGKKVLPKLYETKAVLYECTAECTDLSGEPQLAEVASHDIRVNSPLSYKGLKAYQFDYDLTPVLRSVQPELVNAATGEGYGKFKLDMNNPERVFQSGPYTLSLKEKYMDFGLNEEGQPVSKSPYPNAPAFLFLITGPGLPEEGQQYFYFPKQVDKEQFQQQAINNRLGGNGRFLELTVQDMGDVDFSASTSYLNIRVDRAMPFVWTGAGIIMLGLVLGFYWQHRRIWLCVEDGELVLGGHTSKNWFGFRREIAALLQKVDLIVDEKSLDNGGGLA; encoded by the coding sequence ATGATTCCGCGGGAGCCACGGTTCAGCAATACCAAATGCGACTGCGGCCATCAGAATCCGGTTGGAACTGTGCTGTGCGAAGCCTGCGGCAAGCCTCTGGACGACAGGGAGCTTAAAGCCGGCGGGAATCTGGAAATGCGCTATGACGGTGTTGCCCGCCGTTCACAGCGCGTTAATCCGGGTGTGATTGACAGGGTATGGAACTTTTTTTCCTCGGTCAAAATAGCCATTTACCTGATTGTGCTTACACTGCTTGGCTCCATGCTGGGGACTATCTTCCCGCAGGAGAGCACCTTTCTTAATATTGATGCATCAACCTACTACAAAGAAATGTACGGAACAGCCGGGAATATATATTATAGACTCGGCCTTTCGCACACCTATGAATCCTGGTGGTTCGTAACCCTGCTGGTCATGATCGGAGCTTCGCTGGTAATCTGCAGCCTGGACCGCGTGCTGCCGCTGTATAAGGCGCTTACCCGCCAGAAGGTGCGCAAGCACCGCCAGTTTCTGACCCGTCAGAAGGCTGTGCTGGTAACACGGGTGGAAGCAGAGCCGGAAGCCTGGGTTGCTGCGCTGGCAGTGCCGCTGAAGAAGAAGGGCTACCGTGTCAGGACCGAAGGGGGCGCGCTGCTTGCCGAGAAGCACCGTTTCAGCCGCTGGGGACCTTATGTAATACATATTGGCCTGATTGTTTTTTTGCTTGCCGTGTTGGCGAGGGGGCTGCCGGGACTGAATATGGATCAGCATCTTGCTTTTCAGCAGGGGGAGATCACGAGAATTCCCGATACGACCTATTATCTGAAGAATGAGCAGTTTACTGTGGAGTTTTACAGTGATGAAGAAATGCCGGAGGAGTTCCGCGGCAAAAAGGTGCTGCCCAAGCTTTATGAGACTAAGGCGGTGCTCTATGAATGTACGGCTGAATGCACAGATCTGTCCGGTGAGCCTCAGCTTGCAGAGGTCGCCAGCCACGACATCAGAGTTAATTCTCCATTAAGCTACAAAGGATTGAAAGCGTATCAGTTTGATTATGATCTGACGCCTGTGCTTCGTTCGGTGCAGCCGGAACTTGTGAATGCCGCTACCGGAGAGGGCTACGGCAAGTTCAAGCTGGATATGAACAACCCGGAGCGTGTGTTTCAGTCAGGACCGTATACCCTTTCCCTCAAAGAAAAGTATATGGACTTTGGTCTGAATGAAGAGGGCCAGCCGGTATCCAAATCTCCGTATCCGAATGCTCCGGCCTTCCTGTTTCTGATAACCGGACCGGGACTGCCGGAAGAGGGCCAGCAGTATTTTTATTTTCCGAAGCAGGTGGATAAGGAGCAGTTCCAGCAGCAGGCGATTAATAACCGGCTGGGCGGAAACGGGCGTTTTCTGGAGCTTACGGTACAGGATATGGGCGATGTTGATTTTTCGGCTTCGACCTCTTACCTTAATATCCGGGTAGACCGGGCGATGCCGTTTGTCTGGACCGGGGCGGGGATTATTATGCTGGGGCTTGTGCTGGGCTTCTACTGGCAGCACAGACGCATCTGGCTGTGTGTAGAGGACGGGGAGCTGGTGCTTGGCGGACATACCAGCAAGAACTGGTTCGGCTTCCGGCGCGAAATCGCTGCCCTATTGCAGAAGGTAGACCTGATAGTCGATGAAAAATCATTGGACAACGGGGGAGGTCTGGCATGA
- a CDS encoding N-acetylmuramoyl-L-alanine amidase yields MEYKGFILHHSRCPSINGKGFDFWVGKDGGIYAAPLLTDPDHIHICLEGNYGEEESIPQLPGRREQLFAAGKLILELAARYQISPLLIEPHSKTCPGNFFPWNELVIYPADGYH; encoded by the coding sequence TTGGAATATAAAGGATTTATTCTGCATCATTCCCGCTGTCCGTCGATAAACGGCAAGGGATTTGATTTTTGGGTGGGGAAGGACGGCGGGATTTACGCCGCGCCGCTGCTGACAGATCCGGACCACATCCATATCTGTCTGGAAGGAAACTACGGGGAGGAAGAGAGCATACCGCAGCTTCCTGGCCGCCGGGAGCAGCTGTTTGCCGCCGGCAAGCTCATTCTTGAGCTGGCGGCACGCTATCAGATTTCGCCGCTGCTGATCGAGCCGCACAGTAAAACTTGTCCGGGAAACTTTTTTCCGTGGAATGAACTTGTGATTTATCCCGCTGATGGTTATCATTAA
- the glpK gene encoding glycerol kinase GlpK, translating to MILSLDQGTTSSRAILFDHQAGMVAQGQYDIKQSFPRPGWVEHDPEQIWESQLAAARDAIQAGGIAAADITAIGITNQRETALIWDRVTGEPVYPAIVWQDRRTAQQCEEIKRQGLAREIADKTGLVVDAYFSATKLAWILDHVEGSRARAERGELLAGTIDSWLIWKLTSGAVHATDVTNASRTMLYNLHERRWDDQLIRELNIPRAMLPGVRMSGGDFGMADARWFGAEIPIRSVLGDQQAALFGHTCLEAGSAKNTYGTGCFILMNTGTEAVASRHGLLTTVAWGMGDELYYALEGSVFVAGAAVQWLHEGLGLIEGPADSEQKAAEVDDSEGVVVVPAFTGLGAPYWDMYARGAVFGLTRGTNAGHLVRATLEALAFQSRDVIGAMEKDAGMPLTGLRVDGGAVRNNLLMQFQADILGSTVTRTTYAETTALGAALLAGLTSGIWSREQLESFNKAERDFEPRMGEEERERRYDVWKDAVERTMGWEKHEARH from the coding sequence ATGATTTTATCATTGGATCAAGGGACTACCAGCTCAAGGGCTATACTGTTTGACCATCAGGCCGGGATGGTCGCCCAGGGGCAATACGATATTAAGCAGTCCTTTCCCCGGCCGGGCTGGGTGGAGCATGATCCGGAGCAGATCTGGGAGAGCCAGCTGGCAGCAGCCAGGGACGCCATACAGGCAGGCGGAATAGCGGCAGCGGACATTACTGCCATTGGCATCACCAACCAGCGGGAAACGGCGCTGATCTGGGACAGGGTGACGGGAGAGCCGGTATACCCGGCGATCGTATGGCAGGACCGCCGCACAGCTCAGCAGTGTGAGGAGATCAAACGGCAGGGCCTGGCCCGGGAGATTGCGGATAAGACAGGCCTGGTGGTAGATGCTTACTTTTCGGCTACCAAGCTGGCCTGGATTCTGGACCACGTAGAAGGCTCCAGAGCGCGTGCAGAGCGCGGGGAGCTGCTGGCAGGCACTATCGACAGCTGGCTTATCTGGAAGCTAACCAGCGGCGCTGTGCATGCGACAGACGTGACCAATGCTTCGCGGACGATGCTGTATAATCTGCATGAACGCAGATGGGATGACCAGCTGATCCGGGAGCTTAACATCCCGCGGGCGATGCTGCCCGGGGTCCGCATGTCCGGCGGTGATTTCGGCATGGCAGATGCCCGCTGGTTCGGTGCGGAAATCCCGATCCGCTCTGTGCTCGGCGACCAGCAGGCTGCATTGTTCGGCCACACCTGCCTGGAAGCGGGGAGTGCCAAGAACACCTACGGCACAGGCTGCTTCATCCTCATGAACACGGGCACTGAAGCAGTTGCCTCCAGGCACGGCCTGCTTACAACTGTTGCCTGGGGCATGGGGGACGAGCTGTATTATGCGTTAGAGGGCAGCGTGTTTGTAGCCGGGGCTGCTGTGCAGTGGCTGCATGAGGGGCTTGGCCTGATAGAAGGGCCGGCTGATTCCGAGCAAAAGGCTGCAGAGGTAGACGACAGCGAAGGTGTCGTAGTTGTACCTGCCTTCACTGGTCTTGGCGCCCCTTACTGGGATATGTATGCCCGCGGAGCTGTCTTCGGTCTTACCCGGGGCACAAACGCAGGTCATCTCGTACGGGCTACGCTGGAGGCGCTGGCCTTTCAGTCCCGTGATGTCATCGGCGCAATGGAGAAGGACGCCGGCATGCCGCTGACCGGACTTCGTGTGGACGGCGGAGCTGTCCGCAATAATCTGCTGATGCAGTTCCAGGCGGACATCCTCGGCAGTACAGTGACCCGTACAACCTACGCTGAGACAACGGCGCTTGGCGCAGCGCTGCTGGCGGGGCTGACGTCCGGAATCTGGTCGAGAGAGCAGCTGGAGAGCTTCAATAAGGCGGAGCGGGACTTTGAGCCCCGGATGGGTGAAGAAGAGCGGGAGCGCCGCTATGACGTGTGGAAGGATGCGGTAGAGCGGACAATGGGCTGGGAGAAGCACGAAGCCCGTCATTAG
- a CDS encoding HAMP domain-containing sensor histidine kinase: protein MSFWRSLVGKLWVTIICLVAVVLITVGLFLLPYIDSNFANSGAIKRLFTYASMIGFSLTTFFALFLFTKITQPMQQVIEAANNIRRGQYGTRLTLRTSDEIGQLATSFNHMAAELEENIRSLNHEKGHLSSVLRSMTDPVITFDNEGQVILTNPHGQKLLEIWSNLSLEHQLENDNGSGADDAVYSAVPLPLRPLFMDTLRQGGDQRANVHVRQGVWSVHMAPLYSENHIRGAVAVLRDVTEEVRLEKMRRDFVANVSHEIRTPLSMMQGYSEALLDGMASSPEERNELVQVIHDESLRMGRLVKDLLDLARMEAGHTDMMMGQVDMGELLDRIYRKFSVRAKERDIILELHRPEGLLLLKSADVDKLEQVLTNLLDNAFRHTPADRQISITAGLTVLDGRRYLEIEIRDQGAGIHPDDLPFIFERFYKADKARVRGESGGTGLGLAIVKNIVESHHGQIFAASKLGEGTNFTLRLPVEKQ, encoded by the coding sequence GTGAGCTTCTGGAGAAGCCTTGTCGGGAAGCTATGGGTTACGATTATCTGCCTTGTTGCAGTCGTGCTCATTACGGTAGGACTGTTCCTGCTTCCCTATATCGACAGCAACTTCGCCAATTCCGGGGCGATCAAACGTTTATTTACTTATGCTTCAATGATCGGTTTTTCCTTAACAACGTTTTTCGCGTTGTTCCTGTTTACCAAAATTACACAGCCGATGCAGCAGGTTATTGAAGCGGCTAACAATATCCGCCGGGGTCAATACGGCACGAGACTGACGCTCCGGACCAGTGATGAGATTGGCCAGCTGGCTACCTCCTTTAATCACATGGCTGCAGAGCTGGAAGAGAATATCCGCAGCCTGAACCATGAAAAGGGGCACTTATCCAGTGTGCTGCGCAGTATGACTGATCCTGTAATTACCTTTGATAACGAAGGCCAGGTCATACTCACGAACCCTCATGGACAGAAGCTGCTGGAGATATGGAGCAATTTAAGCCTGGAGCATCAGCTCGAAAACGATAACGGTTCAGGAGCGGACGATGCCGTTTACAGTGCAGTTCCGCTCCCGCTGCGCCCGTTATTTATGGATACCCTCCGCCAGGGCGGGGATCAGCGTGCTAACGTTCATGTGCGCCAGGGTGTATGGTCTGTGCATATGGCTCCGCTGTATTCGGAGAATCATATCAGGGGCGCGGTAGCTGTGCTCCGAGATGTGACAGAGGAGGTGCGTCTGGAGAAGATGCGCCGGGATTTCGTAGCGAATGTCTCGCATGAGATCCGTACGCCGCTCTCGATGATGCAGGGCTACAGTGAAGCGCTGCTGGACGGCATGGCCTCTTCCCCTGAAGAGCGGAATGAGCTGGTGCAGGTGATTCATGATGAATCCCTGCGGATGGGCAGGCTGGTCAAGGATCTGCTTGATCTGGCCCGGATGGAGGCAGGGCATACGGACATGATGATGGGACAGGTGGATATGGGCGAGCTGCTCGACCGCATCTACCGTAAATTTTCCGTCCGCGCCAAGGAACGTGATATCATCCTGGAGCTGCACAGGCCTGAAGGTCTGCTGCTGCTGAAGTCTGCAGATGTGGATAAGCTGGAGCAGGTGCTTACCAATCTGCTGGACAATGCCTTCAGGCATACTCCTGCTGACAGGCAGATCTCCATTACGGCAGGTTTAACTGTGCTCGATGGACGCCGTTATCTAGAAATTGAGATCCGTGACCAGGGTGCCGGAATTCATCCGGATGACCTGCCCTTTATCTTTGAGCGTTTCTACAAGGCTGACAAAGCCCGTGTACGAGGGGAGTCCGGCGGTACCGGTCTTGGGCTGGCTATTGTTAAAAATATCGTCGAATCTCATCACGGACAGATTTTTGCCGCCAGTAAGCTTGGCGAAGGTACGAATTTTACGCTACGGCTTCCTGTCGAAAAACAGTAA
- a CDS encoding HPr family phosphocarrier protein has translation MQKTFKIIDEDGIHARPATALVNTATKFKDTEVFAESGGKKVTLKSILGVLSLGLEPGDTLSLIAEGGQAAEVLSALQDVMVKEGLGEVQE, from the coding sequence ATGCAAAAGACATTTAAAATCATCGATGAAGACGGCATCCATGCCCGTCCGGCGACAGCTCTGGTCAATACTGCAACCAAATTTAAGGATACCGAGGTGTTCGCGGAGAGCGGCGGCAAGAAGGTTACCCTGAAATCGATTCTCGGCGTGCTGTCGCTCGGCCTGGAGCCCGGCGATACGCTGAGCCTGATTGCCGAAGGCGGACAGGCCGCGGAAGTGCTGAGCGCGCTGCAGGATGTTATGGTTAAGGAAGGGCTGGGAGAGGTTCAGGAGTAA